In Janthinobacterium rivuli, a single genomic region encodes these proteins:
- a CDS encoding DMT family transporter, with protein MSSSSPQATPPSIPRSVYLGGLAIAVGGAVLFSTKAIVAKLLYRYQIDAVTLIAFRMIFSLPVFAVIAWWKMRTEPPLSNSDRWRLVGLGLVGYYLSSYLDFLGLQYISVGLERLILFLTPTFVLLITTVYFKQRISRLQWLALLTSYCGIVLVFVHDLQGGASNVALGSTLVLGSACAYAVYLLGSGELVKRIGSMRLVSYAMCVASFACIAQFFILRPVELLIQPMPVYGLSLLNGIFCTVMPVFMTMIAVERIGAPVASQAGMIGPVSTLFLGAMILDEPITNWQLAGTSLVLAGIYLLSKKK; from the coding sequence ATGAGCTCCAGTTCCCCGCAAGCAACCCCTCCATCTATTCCCCGTTCCGTCTACCTCGGTGGCCTGGCCATCGCCGTGGGCGGGGCGGTGCTGTTTTCCACCAAGGCCATCGTCGCCAAGCTGCTGTACCGCTACCAGATCGACGCCGTCACCCTGATCGCTTTCAGGATGATCTTCTCGCTGCCCGTATTCGCCGTCATCGCCTGGTGGAAGATGCGCACGGAGCCGCCGCTGTCGAACAGCGACCGCTGGCGCCTGGTCGGGCTGGGGCTCGTCGGCTACTACCTGTCCAGTTATCTGGATTTCCTGGGCCTGCAATATATTTCCGTGGGGCTCGAGCGCCTGATCCTGTTTCTCACGCCCACTTTCGTGCTGTTGATTACCACCGTGTACTTCAAGCAGCGCATCAGCCGTTTGCAGTGGCTGGCCTTGCTGACCTCGTATTGCGGCATCGTGCTGGTGTTCGTGCATGACTTGCAGGGCGGCGCCAGCAATGTGGCACTGGGATCGACCCTGGTGCTGGGCTCGGCCTGCGCGTATGCCGTGTATCTGCTCGGTTCCGGTGAGCTGGTGAAACGCATCGGTTCCATGCGCCTGGTCAGCTACGCGATGTGCGTGGCCAGCTTTGCCTGCATCGCCCAATTCTTCATCCTGCGCCCCGTCGAGCTGCTGATACAGCCCATGCCCGTGTATGGCTTGTCCTTGCTCAATGGCATCTTTTGCACCGTGATGCCCGTCTTCATGACGATGATCGCCGTCGAGCGCATCGGCGCGCCCGTCGCGTCGCAGGCGGGCATGATCGGCCCCGTGTCGACCCTGTTCCTGGGCGCCATGATCCTCGATGAACCGATCACCAACTGGCAACTGGCTGGCACCAGCCTGGTGCTCGCCGGGATTTACTTGCTGTCGAAAAAGAAATAA
- a CDS encoding DUF4136 domain-containing protein has protein sequence MKRYLTIMMAALTVLLTGCATTIRSDVTVFHEWPAQLQDKSYAFEAPAAEHDTLEYRSYQNLVRAELAKHGFGEASGPAAANLRVAMQFSTVDYPERVLQASDPFWNGPGYWPGRYGYRYGAWPGYGRFGYNPYWFGPLDMEETVRHKYERELRVTINDRNGKKLYDVTVQSTSNKRATSQVMPAMVASAFADFPGQSGVPRKVEVKIE, from the coding sequence ATGAAACGTTATCTCACCATCATGATGGCCGCATTGACCGTGTTGCTGACCGGATGCGCCACCACCATACGCAGCGATGTGACCGTCTTCCACGAGTGGCCTGCGCAATTGCAGGACAAATCCTATGCATTTGAAGCGCCAGCGGCCGAACACGACACGCTGGAATACCGCAGCTACCAGAACCTGGTGCGCGCGGAACTGGCCAAGCACGGCTTCGGTGAAGCTTCCGGCCCTGCCGCAGCCAATTTGCGCGTGGCGATGCAGTTTTCCACCGTCGACTATCCCGAGCGTGTGCTGCAGGCGTCCGATCCATTCTGGAATGGCCCCGGCTACTGGCCTGGCCGCTACGGCTACCGCTATGGCGCATGGCCAGGCTATGGCCGCTTTGGCTACAACCCCTACTGGTTTGGTCCGCTGGACATGGAAGAAACCGTGCGCCATAAATACGAACGCGAACTGCGCGTGACGATCAATGACCGCAACGGCAAGAAACTGTACGACGTGACCGTACAATCGACCAGCAACAAGCGCGCCACGTCGCAAGTGATGCCGGCCATGGTGGCCAGCGCCTTTGCCGATTTCCCCGGCCAGAGCGGCGTGCCCCGGAAAGTCGAAGTCAAAATCGAATAA
- a CDS encoding alkaline phosphatase D family protein: MASQMDRRQFLKLGGFITVSVATVGLAACGSTDYSDPGVPLASGSDWKFPQSVASGDPRADSAMLWTRVVPASFDAVAPAVAGKSDVAVRLIVSASDNTAALGGNTALAGTPIVDAKLPLKADFDNTLRHKVTGLQPGQVYFYQFIAGDVRSNVGRFKTAPAATADVPQLQFAYLTCQDWSINHWGALSHIAANESLDFIVHLGDYIYETVGEAFQSGAVESRHDQLKLPDGTYKSGTSGAKYATTVADYRYLYKKYRTDTRLQAVHERFAFIAVWDDHEFTDDAWQDASTYEGIVATDGSDLHQPARRRSANQAWFEYMPADVTFDAAATTFQNIQIYRDFQFGKLMQLVMTDERLYRADHAIAESTINPATGKPLGSVGSRYLVPQALFDSVEGQKMAAATKAGADPLAAVGMLGTTQRDWWKSKMKAATSTWKLWGNEVSLLRMGLNGTDAIATLLALSAMTNVGQAIASTLPLVGGSVPLASAIVAASTAGASTTVAQAAAMAIAGAAANASAQGAAAVGAGLSAAQAGITVAAYNSASPAAAAQVIAFGWIKPDVQAKGAASSFVAASGQQAALAPFFTRFLLNCDQWDGYNSERKNLMAHLKNNAIGNVVALTGDIHSFFAGTVSDDFDAAGGGTPVMVDLVSAGVSSDSFFSYLKSAAGSMGNIGTLVSYPLAIPVTGLGTVNLDINLLDYTMGKAAPTVDSLLEQLRVQLRGALAAKGVPEAQLDATVSAVQAGLKASTDFSVTLLGLAQQLSGLGNNPWIKHLNTDAQGYTVVTLTPGKLVAQFKQVNKLVGTAAPANVIARVTTATVTAGAAAVLIS, from the coding sequence ATGGCAAGTCAAATGGACAGGCGGCAATTTCTGAAATTGGGCGGCTTTATCACGGTCTCCGTGGCCACCGTCGGCCTCGCCGCCTGCGGCAGCACCGATTACAGCGATCCCGGCGTGCCGCTGGCCTCGGGCAGCGACTGGAAATTCCCGCAAAGCGTGGCTTCGGGCGACCCCCGCGCCGACAGCGCGATGCTGTGGACGCGCGTCGTGCCCGCCAGTTTCGACGCCGTCGCGCCCGCCGTGGCCGGCAAGTCCGACGTCGCCGTGCGCCTGATCGTCAGCGCCAGCGACAATACGGCCGCTCTGGGCGGCAATACGGCTCTGGCCGGCACGCCCATCGTCGACGCCAAGCTGCCCCTGAAAGCCGATTTCGACAATACCCTGCGCCACAAGGTGACGGGCTTGCAGCCGGGCCAGGTGTATTTTTACCAGTTCATCGCCGGCGACGTGCGCTCGAACGTGGGCCGCTTCAAGACGGCGCCCGCCGCCACCGCCGACGTGCCGCAACTGCAGTTCGCCTACCTGACGTGCCAGGACTGGAGCATCAACCACTGGGGCGCGCTGTCGCACATCGCCGCCAATGAAAGCCTCGATTTCATCGTCCACCTGGGCGATTACATCTATGAAACGGTGGGCGAGGCCTTCCAGAGCGGCGCCGTGGAAAGCCGCCACGACCAGTTGAAATTGCCCGACGGCACGTATAAAAGCGGCACGTCCGGCGCGAAATACGCCACCACCGTGGCCGATTACCGCTACCTGTACAAGAAATACCGTACCGATACGCGTTTGCAAGCCGTGCACGAGCGCTTTGCCTTCATCGCCGTCTGGGACGACCATGAATTCACGGACGATGCCTGGCAGGACGCCTCCACCTATGAAGGCATCGTGGCGACGGACGGCAGCGATTTGCACCAGCCGGCCCGCCGCCGCAGCGCCAACCAGGCGTGGTTCGAATACATGCCGGCCGACGTCACGTTCGATGCCGCCGCGACGACATTCCAGAACATCCAGATTTACCGCGATTTCCAGTTCGGCAAACTGATGCAGCTGGTGATGACGGACGAGCGCCTGTACCGCGCCGACCATGCGATCGCCGAGTCGACCATCAATCCGGCCACGGGCAAGCCGCTGGGCAGCGTCGGCAGCCGCTACCTGGTGCCGCAAGCGCTGTTCGACAGCGTGGAAGGGCAGAAAATGGCGGCCGCCACCAAGGCCGGCGCCGACCCGCTGGCCGCCGTCGGCATGCTGGGCACGACCCAGCGCGACTGGTGGAAAAGTAAGATGAAGGCGGCGACCTCCACCTGGAAGCTGTGGGGCAATGAAGTGTCCTTGCTGCGCATGGGTCTCAATGGCACGGATGCGATTGCCACCTTGCTGGCCCTGAGCGCGATGACCAATGTGGGGCAGGCCATCGCCAGCACCTTGCCCCTGGTGGGCGGCAGCGTGCCACTGGCGTCCGCCATCGTGGCCGCTTCGACGGCGGGCGCCTCGACGACCGTGGCGCAAGCGGCGGCCATGGCCATTGCCGGCGCGGCAGCGAACGCCAGCGCCCAGGGCGCGGCCGCCGTCGGCGCCGGCTTGAGCGCGGCCCAGGCCGGCATCACTGTAGCGGCCTACAACAGTGCTTCGCCGGCCGCCGCCGCGCAAGTGATCGCCTTCGGCTGGATCAAGCCAGACGTGCAGGCCAAGGGCGCGGCATCGAGCTTTGTCGCCGCTTCCGGCCAGCAAGCGGCGCTGGCGCCATTCTTCACGCGCTTCCTGCTCAATTGCGACCAGTGGGATGGCTACAACAGCGAGCGCAAGAATCTGATGGCCCACCTGAAAAACAATGCCATCGGCAACGTGGTGGCGCTGACCGGCGATATCCACTCGTTTTTTGCCGGCACCGTCAGCGACGACTTCGACGCAGCAGGCGGCGGCACGCCCGTCATGGTGGACCTGGTGTCGGCCGGCGTCAGCTCGGACTCCTTCTTCAGCTACCTGAAGTCGGCGGCCGGCAGCATGGGCAATATCGGCACCCTCGTCAGCTATCCGCTGGCCATCCCCGTCACGGGCCTGGGCACGGTCAATCTCGACATCAACCTGCTCGACTACACCATGGGCAAGGCCGCGCCCACCGTCGACAGCCTGCTGGAACAATTGCGCGTGCAACTGCGCGGCGCCCTGGCCGCCAAGGGCGTGCCGGAAGCGCAACTCGATGCGACGGTTTCTGCCGTGCAGGCTGGCTTGAAAGCGAGCACTGACTTCAGCGTGACCCTGCTGGGCCTGGCGCAGCAATTGTCCGGCCTGGGCAACAACCCGTGGATCAAGCATTTGAACACGGATGCGCAGGGCTACACGGTGGTGACCTTGACGCCGGGCAAGCTGGTGGCGCAGTTCAAGCAGGTGAATAAACTGGTCGGCACGGCGGCGCCGGCAAACGTGATTGCGCGCGTGACGACGGCGACGGTGACGGCGGGTGCGGCGGCGGTGCTTATTTCCTAA
- a CDS encoding methylglyoxal synthase has product MKTRIALIAHDKKKDDMITLAGEYLDFLKGCELSATGTTGGRLINELGLSVERKHSGPFGGDLQIGSLLVEGLIDCVIFLRDPMTPQPHEPDINALVRACDVHNVACATNLSSAHLVLSQLQAQAVAAA; this is encoded by the coding sequence ATGAAAACACGCATCGCCCTGATTGCCCACGACAAGAAAAAAGATGACATGATTACCCTGGCGGGCGAATACCTGGACTTTTTGAAGGGTTGCGAACTGTCGGCCACGGGCACCACGGGTGGCCGCCTGATCAATGAGCTGGGCCTGTCCGTCGAGCGCAAGCATTCCGGTCCGTTCGGCGGCGACTTGCAGATCGGCTCGCTGCTGGTGGAAGGCTTGATCGATTGCGTGATCTTCCTGCGCGACCCGATGACGCCGCAGCCGCATGAGCCGGACATCAACGCCCTGGTGCGTGCCTGCGACGTGCACAACGTGGCGTGCGCAACGAATCTGTCGTCGGCGCACCTGGTGCTGTCGCAATTGCAGGCGCAGGCCGTTGCTGCCGCCTGA
- a CDS encoding quinone oxidoreductase family protein codes for MSATITTKAIRVQRTGGPEVMEYVDVELPPPGPGEARVKHEAIGLNFIDVYFRTGLYPQPLPNGLGVEGAGIVEAVGEGVTEVKVGDRVAYAARINGAYAQQRNLPAALLLVLPERIAFDTAAAMMLQGLTVQYLFHRTVALKAGDTILFHAAAGGVGLIACQWAKVLGVNLIGTAGSDEKVALAKAHGAAHVINYNTENFVERVREITGGKGVSVVYDSIGKDTFTGSLDCLAPLGMMVSFGNASGPVPAFTLSELASRGSLFITRPALFSYASNRANLEEMATSLFGVVSSGEVQIEINQRYSLANIAQAHTDLEGRKTTGSTIIVP; via the coding sequence ATGAGCGCAACGATTACCACCAAGGCCATCCGCGTACAGCGCACGGGCGGCCCGGAAGTGATGGAGTATGTGGACGTGGAACTGCCGCCGCCCGGCCCTGGCGAGGCGCGCGTGAAACACGAGGCCATCGGCCTCAATTTCATCGACGTGTATTTCCGCACGGGCTTGTACCCGCAGCCGCTGCCCAATGGCCTCGGTGTCGAGGGCGCGGGCATCGTCGAAGCGGTGGGCGAGGGCGTCACGGAAGTGAAGGTGGGTGACCGGGTGGCGTATGCGGCGCGCATCAATGGCGCGTATGCGCAGCAGCGCAACTTGCCGGCGGCCCTGCTGCTGGTGTTGCCTGAGCGCATAGCTTTCGATACGGCCGCCGCCATGATGCTGCAAGGCTTGACGGTGCAATACCTGTTCCACCGCACGGTTGCGCTGAAGGCGGGCGACACCATCCTGTTCCATGCGGCCGCGGGCGGCGTGGGCCTGATCGCCTGCCAGTGGGCGAAAGTGCTGGGCGTGAACCTGATCGGCACGGCCGGCTCCGATGAAAAGGTGGCGCTGGCCAAGGCGCACGGCGCGGCCCACGTCATTAACTACAACACGGAAAACTTCGTCGAGCGCGTGCGCGAAATCACGGGTGGCAAGGGCGTCTCGGTGGTTTACGATTCCATCGGCAAGGACACGTTTACGGGCTCGCTCGATTGCCTGGCGCCGCTGGGCATGATGGTCAGCTTCGGTAACGCCTCCGGTCCCGTGCCGGCGTTTACGCTCAGCGAACTGGCCTCGCGCGGCTCGCTGTTCATTACGCGTCCGGCCCTGTTCAGCTATGCCTCGAACCGCGCCAACCTGGAAGAGATGGCCACCTCGCTGTTTGGCGTCGTCAGCAGCGGCGAAGTGCAGATCGAGATCAACCAGCGCTACAGCCTGGCCAATATCGCCCAGGCGCACACGGACCTGGAAGGGCGCAAGACGACCGGCTCGACCATCATCGTGCCATGA